From a region of the uncultured Desulfatiglans sp. genome:
- a CDS encoding ResB-like protein, whose translation MAQTTSRTPPDRKLHFLWRFFSSVKLTIALLIILAVTSIAGTLIPQQQEALKFARELDPWVFRFFAALDLFDMYHAFWFRILLGALTVNLLVCSIDRFPTAWGRFRAQPSPEREQPFENLPEEQAFLVEGNPGDLPGRIEALLRSRYKRVHAAKDETRSSWHAEKGRYAHFGVYLVHLSVFLILVGGMIGSFLGFQGFVNIVEGETIDEIAVRNRMETMPLGFEVRCDRFLVEFYESGAPKEYLSDLTFLVDGKVAAERSIRVNHPTEFEGVTFYQSSYGSTPGRRVHLHLMRAGDPPATTPVDAEIQGPAVELPGKEGVFRVLDANPNMMGVMGPAVLIGVKPHDGDEIQFWVFQNVEAVQERFPGIFGHNPRLNPAAFEPYTFVLTQLESRYYTGLQVNRDPGVPLVWAGCFMMIAGFIVTFFMSHRHIWVRLDRIENGASRVRIAGRSSKNPVGLERELERLTGDLNRLLNDRNH comes from the coding sequence TTGGCCCAGACGACATCCCGAACCCCTCCAGACAGAAAGCTCCATTTTTTGTGGCGTTTTTTCAGCTCTGTCAAGCTGACCATCGCGCTTCTGATCATCCTGGCAGTCACGTCCATCGCCGGCACCCTCATCCCTCAGCAGCAGGAGGCCTTGAAATTCGCCCGGGAGTTGGACCCCTGGGTATTTCGTTTCTTCGCGGCCCTCGACCTTTTCGATATGTACCATGCCTTTTGGTTCCGAATCCTCCTGGGCGCGCTGACGGTCAACCTCCTGGTCTGCTCGATCGACCGATTCCCCACGGCCTGGGGGCGCTTCCGCGCTCAACCGAGCCCGGAGCGTGAACAGCCTTTCGAAAACCTGCCCGAGGAGCAGGCCTTCCTGGTCGAAGGAAACCCCGGTGATCTCCCGGGCCGGATCGAGGCGCTCCTTCGTTCGCGCTACAAGCGCGTTCATGCCGCCAAAGACGAGACGCGCTCATCCTGGCATGCCGAAAAGGGCCGCTATGCCCACTTCGGGGTCTACCTGGTCCATCTGAGCGTGTTCCTCATTTTGGTTGGGGGCATGATCGGCTCCTTTCTCGGCTTTCAAGGCTTCGTCAACATTGTGGAGGGCGAGACGATCGATGAAATCGCGGTCAGAAACCGGATGGAAACCATGCCGCTCGGCTTCGAGGTCCGCTGCGACCGGTTCCTGGTGGAATTCTACGAAAGCGGGGCGCCTAAAGAATACCTCTCCGATCTCACTTTTCTCGTCGATGGGAAGGTGGCCGCCGAGCGGTCCATCCGGGTGAACCACCCGACCGAATTCGAAGGCGTGACCTTCTACCAGTCGAGCTACGGCTCGACCCCCGGCAGGCGGGTGCACCTTCACCTCATGCGAGCCGGCGACCCGCCGGCGACAACGCCTGTCGATGCCGAGATCCAGGGCCCAGCGGTTGAACTGCCCGGCAAGGAAGGGGTCTTCAGGGTCCTCGATGCCAACCCCAACATGATGGGCGTCATGGGCCCCGCCGTCCTGATCGGCGTCAAACCGCACGATGGGGATGAGATTCAATTCTGGGTCTTTCAGAACGTCGAGGCCGTTCAGGAGCGGTTCCCCGGAATTTTCGGGCACAACCCGCGTCTGAACCCGGCCGCCTTCGAACCTTACACCTTCGTGCTGACTCAACTGGAAAGCCGCTATTATACGGGGCTGCAGGTCAACCGCGATCCCGGCGTACCGCTTGTCTGGGCGGGCTGCTTCATGATGATCGCGGGTTTCATCGTCACCTTCTTTATGTCCCATCGGCATATCTGGGTGCGCCTGGACCGGATCGAAAACGGCGCGAGCCGTGTTCGCATTGCGGGGAGATCCAGCAAAAACCCCGTCGGCCTCGAACGGGAGCTCGAGCGTCTGACGGGCGATCTAAACCGTCTTCTGAACGATCGCAACCACTGA
- a CDS encoding hypothetical protein (Evidence 5 : Unknown function) encodes MILVKNPHFRIGNWLVPERVSLINLGVNLHVCLCGDL; translated from the coding sequence TTGATATTGGTCAAAAATCCTCATTTCCGGATTGGAAACTGGCTTGTTCCGGAAAGGGTCTCTTTGATCAATCTCGGCGTCAATCTGCACGTTTGCTTGTGCGGCGACCTATAG
- a CDS encoding hypothetical protein (Evidence 5 : Unknown function) translates to MEQRKIAAARKSSTRKGTACPIDTGLRRPVPACPDTEIRHEDALQPAKQTAAIEHRPFGIFRLRPSSMIPIMSFHPEMVFLTNLGVNLHVCLCGDL, encoded by the coding sequence TTGGAGCAACGAAAAATTGCGGCTGCTCGGAAATCCTCCACCCGGAAGGGAACCGCCTGTCCCATCGATACCGGCCTCCGGCGGCCTGTTCCAGCCTGCCCGGACACAGAGATCCGGCACGAGGACGCCCTCCAACCAGCGAAACAGACGGCAGCGATCGAACATCGTCCATTTGGCATATTTCGCTTGCGCCCTTCATCCATGATACCGATAATGAGTTTCCATCCGGAAATGGTCTTTTTGACCAATCTCGGCGTCAATCTGCACGTTTGCTTGTGCGGCGACCTATAG
- a CDS encoding hypothetical protein (Evidence 5 : Unknown function) encodes MFDRCRLFRWLEGVLVPDLCVRAGWNRPPEAGIDGTGGSLPGGGFPSSRNFSLLQERTFGIWSNSGREDAPA; translated from the coding sequence ATGTTCGATCGCTGCCGTCTGTTTCGCTGGTTGGAGGGCGTCCTCGTGCCGGATCTCTGTGTCCGGGCAGGCTGGAACAGGCCGCCGGAGGCCGGTATCGATGGGACAGGCGGTTCCCTTCCGGGTGGAGGATTTCCGAGCAGCCGCAATTTTTCGTTGCTCCAAGAACGCACGTTTGGTATCTGGAGTAATTCGGGAAGGGAAGATGCGCCTGCGTAA
- a CDS encoding hypothetical protein (Evidence 5 : Unknown function), producing the protein MNQRPLSRFSGLFWRFAILAFVLSFILPSSKFVGGMSDDAFIVWLARILWVAGLSAGLTVLFWLAGRLRARKGAPGPSKGGGAPAGAEDGLSGARHETGGKGG; encoded by the coding sequence ATGAACCAACGGCCTCTGAGCCGGTTTTCCGGGCTTTTCTGGCGTTTTGCCATCCTGGCCTTCGTCCTGTCTTTCATCCTCCCGTCGTCGAAGTTCGTCGGCGGCATGTCGGATGATGCCTTTATCGTCTGGTTGGCGCGCATCCTTTGGGTGGCGGGTCTCTCAGCGGGTCTTACCGTCCTCTTCTGGCTGGCGGGCCGCTTGAGGGCGCGGAAGGGCGCACCGGGCCCCTCGAAGGGGGGCGGCGCGCCTGCGGGCGCGGAAGATGGGCTGTCCGGAGCGCGCCATGAGACCGGGGGAAAGGGCGGCTGA
- a CDS encoding conserved hypothetical protein (Evidence 4 : Unknown function but conserved in other organisms) yields the protein MKESGKNREAGKTKWIVALVVAFLVCFSLVVMVVNSRKPEPLELSDYDRNVRGAAFVRANLVLLEQMIDNWLPNDLFWPTIFLDNMPNFQLGQLELVRYNLRVLRDELTRLRTTDKIDRLAEEAFTAISNDPRRWWFPSAESKWKLAHAKLDTFYSNLLTGKSTFYARADNLATLMTEYASLMGGINTRLMNAPGDIRAVLIDEEDAGGSGGGAEIVQVDIPWSEIDDNFYYAQGAAYALLASFKAIRVDFHDILVKKNALKLLDKVMESLQRCDFEPLIIFNGDPESIFANHSLNLSGVFNDARQKISSLIVALNQG from the coding sequence ATGAAAGAATCCGGAAAGAATCGTGAGGCGGGCAAGACCAAGTGGATCGTGGCCTTGGTCGTCGCGTTCCTGGTCTGTTTCTCTCTGGTGGTCATGGTCGTCAATTCCAGAAAACCGGAGCCCCTCGAACTCTCCGATTACGACCGGAATGTGAGAGGGGCTGCCTTCGTCCGTGCCAATCTGGTTCTCCTCGAGCAGATGATCGACAACTGGCTGCCGAACGATCTTTTCTGGCCAACGATCTTTCTGGACAACATGCCCAACTTCCAGCTCGGGCAGCTCGAATTGGTCCGCTACAACCTGCGTGTTCTGAGAGATGAACTGACCCGGCTGCGTACGACGGACAAGATCGACCGGCTGGCCGAAGAGGCGTTTACCGCGATATCGAACGATCCCCGAAGGTGGTGGTTCCCGTCTGCAGAAAGCAAGTGGAAGCTCGCCCACGCCAAGCTCGACACCTTCTATAGCAATCTTCTGACCGGGAAATCGACCTTCTATGCCAGGGCGGACAACCTCGCCACCCTGATGACCGAGTACGCCTCCCTCATGGGCGGGATCAACACCCGCCTCATGAACGCGCCCGGGGACATCCGGGCGGTTCTGATCGACGAGGAGGACGCCGGAGGGTCCGGGGGCGGGGCTGAAATCGTGCAGGTCGACATCCCCTGGAGCGAGATCGACGACAACTTCTACTACGCGCAGGGAGCGGCTTACGCCCTGCTGGCCTCTTTCAAGGCGATCCGGGTCGATTTCCATGACATCCTCGTCAAGAAGAACGCCCTCAAGCTGTTGGACAAGGTCATGGAGTCCCTGCAGCGATGCGACTTCGAGCCTCTGATCATCTTCAACGGGGACCCGGAGAGCATTTTCGCCAACCATTCCTTGAATCTTTCCGGGGTCTTCAACGATGCCCGCCAGAAGATCAGCTCGCTGATCGTGGCCTTGAACCAGGGATAG
- the hypA gene encoding putative hydrogenase nickel incorporation protein HypA 2 (Evidence 3 : Putative function from multiple computational evidences) — MHEMSIAQGLIDILHEEMSKYRAERLRRVKVRIGELSGVVPEALSFCFNVIVEGTELDGARLELERVPLEGRCRACGACFRIRNYAFQCPECGDASIEIVSGRELSIVEMEVDEEGGNE; from the coding sequence ATGCACGAAATGTCTATCGCTCAGGGTTTGATCGACATCCTTCATGAAGAGATGTCCAAGTACCGGGCCGAGCGCCTGCGCCGCGTCAAGGTCCGGATCGGAGAGCTTTCCGGCGTGGTTCCGGAGGCCCTCTCATTCTGTTTCAACGTGATCGTCGAAGGGACGGAGCTGGACGGAGCCCGGCTCGAGCTGGAGCGGGTCCCGCTGGAAGGGCGCTGCCGCGCGTGCGGGGCGTGTTTCCGGATCCGGAACTACGCTTTTCAATGCCCGGAGTGCGGGGATGCATCCATTGAGATCGTCTCCGGCAGGGAGTTGTCCATTGTCGAAATGGAGGTGGATGAAGAAGGGGGAAATGAATGA
- a CDS encoding Hydrogenase accessory protein HypB yields the protein MKIAVVRDILDANERIARENRRLFDRKGLLVMNLMSSPGAGKTSLLEQTIEALGGDLRLGVIEGDIQSSKDAERIARRGVQVVQINTGGACHLDGNMIRDALDALDLDRMDLLVVENVGNLVCPAEFHVGEDFKAMILSVTEGEDKPAKYPLMFRESKVLVINKIDLLPYLDCSVEQIREEALRVNPELVLFEVSCKTGEGLDRWVEWLKETTLARRPPLE from the coding sequence ATGAAGATTGCAGTGGTCAGGGACATTCTCGATGCCAATGAGCGCATCGCTCGGGAAAATCGACGGCTTTTCGACCGGAAAGGCCTGCTGGTGATGAATCTCATGAGTTCGCCGGGGGCCGGGAAGACGAGCCTGCTCGAACAGACGATCGAGGCCCTCGGCGGCGATCTCAGGCTGGGGGTCATCGAGGGGGACATCCAGTCCTCGAAGGATGCCGAACGGATCGCCCGCCGGGGGGTGCAGGTCGTCCAGATCAACACGGGCGGGGCCTGCCACCTGGACGGCAACATGATCCGCGACGCCCTGGACGCGCTCGACCTGGATCGAATGGATCTTCTGGTCGTCGAGAACGTCGGGAATCTCGTCTGCCCGGCCGAGTTCCATGTGGGCGAGGACTTCAAGGCCATGATCCTGAGCGTCACCGAGGGAGAGGACAAGCCCGCGAAATATCCCCTCATGTTCCGTGAGTCGAAGGTGCTGGTCATCAACAAGATCGATCTCCTTCCTTATCTCGACTGCAGTGTGGAGCAGATCCGCGAGGAGGCGCTAAGGGTCAATCCCGAACTCGTGCTGTTCGAGGTCTCCTGCAAAACCGGCGAGGGGCTCGACCGGTGGGTGGAGTGGCTCAAAGAGACGACCCTTGCACGCCGGCCCCCGCTGGAATGA
- the hypF gene encoding Carbamoyltransferase hypF2 produces MHAGPRWNDMVERVKGSITGTVQGVGFRPFVYTLARRHGLSGYVRNSPDGVDVEVEGPRAGIERFFEEVEAQPPPLARIEAVIRRPMPCWGDKRFVIRKSLPRGEKDALIPPDVCVCSACLAEMRDPADRRYRYPFINCTFCGPRYTIVKDVPYDRPGTTMAGFPLCEACRLEYENPLDRRFHAEPIACPECGPRVALCDAAGRPLEVEDPLCAACSLIESGHILAVKGLGGFHLAADAAQDQVLKRLRSRKRRDGKPFALMVKDLAAARRIAVFNQAEAQCLSSPERPIVLLRKKRGHGLSDEVAPRSRLFGVMLPYTPLHALLMEGRFPALVMTSGNRSGEPIQIDNGEALRDLAGVADGFLLHNRDIHIHCDDSILRVVAGFPSPMRRSRGFVPGPVHLPEALKDMPPVLAVGAEQKSTVCLTKGGRAFLSQHIGDLHNLETLRVFERTIAHLERLLGVQPQVVARDLHPDYLSSVFARARTGCPVVPVQHHHAHIVSCLAEHGFEGPVIGLAMDGTGYGPDGTIWGGEILLADWASFERAGHFEYVPLPGGDAAVRHPWRMALAYLDKVFGDGLFGLRLPLLDNLDPGEVELVLQMCRTGLNAPQTSSCGRLFDAAAALIGLRGSVTYEGQAAVELEMCQSRTKTTGYPWRVSPLDDGSWLLEAGPTVTALVEDLAAGKPAGIMSRRFHLALIEMLWEVCKGIREQTGLSIVALSGGVFQNATLLEGLTGLLERGGFRVLSHRLVPCNDGGLSLGQAVCGALQTAGRRGRFAGGDHQAGSGAAACGGRWGGRHEAYR; encoded by the coding sequence TTGCACGCCGGCCCCCGCTGGAATGACATGGTCGAGCGCGTCAAAGGGTCCATCACGGGCACCGTTCAGGGTGTCGGGTTCCGCCCTTTCGTCTATACGCTCGCCAGGCGCCACGGCCTGTCCGGCTATGTCCGGAACAGCCCGGACGGGGTGGATGTGGAGGTCGAAGGCCCCCGGGCCGGGATCGAGCGGTTCTTCGAAGAGGTCGAGGCCCAGCCGCCGCCGCTCGCCCGCATCGAGGCAGTGATCCGCCGGCCGATGCCCTGCTGGGGCGACAAGCGGTTCGTCATCCGCAAGAGCCTGCCGCGCGGGGAAAAGGACGCCCTCATTCCGCCGGATGTGTGCGTCTGCAGCGCATGCCTGGCCGAGATGCGCGACCCGGCCGACCGGCGCTACCGCTATCCCTTCATCAACTGCACGTTCTGCGGGCCGCGTTACACGATCGTGAAGGATGTGCCCTACGACCGGCCCGGAACGACCATGGCCGGCTTCCCCCTGTGCGAGGCCTGCCGTTTGGAATACGAGAACCCGCTCGACAGGCGCTTTCATGCGGAGCCGATCGCATGCCCGGAGTGCGGCCCGCGCGTTGCGCTCTGCGATGCGGCCGGGCGGCCCCTCGAGGTGGAGGATCCCCTGTGCGCCGCGTGCAGCCTGATCGAATCCGGACACATCCTGGCCGTCAAAGGCCTCGGGGGGTTCCATCTGGCGGCCGATGCCGCCCAGGATCAGGTGCTGAAGCGCCTGAGGAGCCGGAAGCGGCGGGATGGGAAGCCCTTCGCCCTGATGGTGAAGGATCTCGCGGCGGCGCGCCGGATCGCCGTTTTCAACCAGGCCGAGGCACAGTGCCTCTCTTCCCCGGAGCGTCCGATCGTACTCCTGCGCAAGAAGCGCGGACACGGGTTGTCCGATGAGGTGGCGCCGCGTAGCCGTCTTTTCGGGGTGATGCTCCCGTATACGCCCCTGCACGCCCTGTTGATGGAAGGGCGCTTCCCCGCCCTGGTGATGACGAGCGGCAACCGCTCCGGCGAGCCGATCCAGATCGACAACGGGGAGGCCCTCAGGGATCTTGCCGGCGTCGCCGATGGCTTCCTGCTGCACAACCGCGACATTCACATCCACTGCGATGACAGCATCCTGCGCGTGGTTGCGGGGTTTCCGAGTCCGATGAGGCGCTCGCGCGGCTTCGTCCCCGGACCGGTCCATCTGCCGGAGGCCCTGAAGGACATGCCACCCGTGCTGGCGGTGGGCGCCGAACAGAAGAGCACCGTCTGCCTGACGAAAGGCGGCCGTGCTTTCCTGAGCCAGCACATAGGCGATCTTCACAACCTCGAGACCCTGCGCGTCTTCGAACGGACGATCGCGCACCTCGAGCGCCTTCTTGGTGTGCAGCCGCAGGTGGTGGCCCGCGACCTGCACCCGGATTATCTTTCATCGGTCTTCGCCCGCGCCCGAACCGGCTGTCCTGTGGTGCCCGTGCAGCATCACCATGCCCACATCGTCAGCTGCCTCGCCGAGCACGGCTTCGAGGGGCCGGTGATCGGACTGGCCATGGACGGGACGGGCTATGGTCCGGACGGGACGATCTGGGGCGGGGAGATCCTGCTGGCCGACTGGGCGTCCTTCGAGCGCGCCGGCCACTTCGAATACGTTCCCCTTCCCGGAGGGGATGCAGCGGTCCGGCACCCCTGGCGTATGGCGCTGGCCTATCTGGACAAGGTCTTCGGCGACGGCCTTTTCGGTTTGAGGCTTCCGCTCCTGGACAATCTCGATCCGGGCGAGGTCGAGCTCGTTTTGCAGATGTGCCGTACCGGCTTGAATGCGCCTCAGACGTCGAGCTGCGGCCGCTTATTCGATGCGGCCGCGGCCTTGATCGGGCTTCGGGGGAGCGTGACCTACGAGGGGCAGGCGGCCGTCGAGCTCGAGATGTGCCAGTCCCGGACGAAGACGACGGGGTACCCCTGGAGGGTCAGCCCCCTCGACGACGGGTCATGGCTTCTCGAGGCGGGGCCGACCGTCACGGCGCTCGTGGAGGACCTTGCAGCCGGGAAGCCTGCGGGAATCATGAGCCGGAGGTTTCACCTGGCGCTCATCGAGATGCTGTGGGAGGTGTGCAAGGGCATCCGGGAACAGACCGGCCTTTCCATCGTCGCGCTGAGCGGAGGGGTCTTCCAGAACGCGACCCTTCTCGAAGGCCTGACGGGGCTTCTTGAGCGCGGGGGCTTTAGGGTACTGAGCCATCGGCTCGTGCCATGCAACGACGGTGGGTTGAGCCTCGGCCAGGCGGTCTGCGGCGCTTTGCAGACCGCCGGTCGGAGGGGACGCTTCGCCGGGGGTGATCATCAGGCCGGTTCGGGCGCTGCGGCATGCGGCGGTCGATGGGGGGGACGACATGAAGCATATCGATGA
- the hypD gene encoding protein required for maturation of hydrogenases (Evidence 2a : Function from experimental evidences in other organisms; PubMedId : 1849603; Product type f : factor): MKHIDEYRDRSVAQALTARIGRMVERVGRPIRLMEICGTHTMAIFRHGIRSLLPGEIDLVSGPGCPVCVTAAEDIDRCLRLAREPGVIVATFGDLLRVPGSGSSLRLEQAAGADVRMVYSTMDAVDLAKENKRSDVVFLGIGFETTAPTVAAALQTAGRQGIENFSVLAMHKLLPPAMQALLADPDIHVDGFICPGHVTTIIGTSAYRDVAERHRKPCVVTGFEPVDILEGILMLTGQIAQGRSEVEIQYRRGVSAKGNPGALACMWEVFESADALWRGLGTIAGSGLKIRDHHAARDARLRFDLAVPPALEPAGCRCAEVLRGRMRPTECPLFGRRCTPQDPVGPCMVSGEGTCAAYYRYRC; this comes from the coding sequence ATGAAGCATATCGATGAATACCGCGACAGATCCGTTGCACAGGCCTTAACCGCGCGGATCGGACGGATGGTCGAACGGGTCGGGCGGCCGATCCGCCTGATGGAGATCTGCGGGACGCACACCATGGCGATCTTCCGCCACGGCATCCGAAGTCTTCTGCCCGGGGAGATCGATCTGGTCTCGGGTCCAGGGTGCCCGGTGTGCGTCACGGCCGCCGAGGACATCGATCGATGCCTTCGGCTCGCGCGTGAGCCGGGCGTGATTGTGGCGACCTTCGGGGATCTCCTGCGCGTTCCAGGCAGCGGTTCGTCGCTCCGGCTGGAGCAGGCCGCGGGCGCGGATGTGCGCATGGTCTACTCCACCATGGACGCCGTCGACCTGGCGAAGGAAAACAAGCGCTCCGATGTGGTTTTCCTGGGGATCGGTTTCGAGACGACCGCCCCGACTGTCGCAGCCGCCCTGCAGACGGCCGGGCGGCAGGGTATCGAGAACTTCTCGGTCCTCGCCATGCACAAGCTGCTGCCGCCTGCGATGCAGGCGCTCCTGGCGGATCCGGATATCCATGTGGATGGCTTCATTTGTCCGGGGCACGTCACGACGATCATCGGGACGTCGGCCTACCGGGATGTGGCCGAACGTCATCGCAAACCCTGCGTGGTGACGGGTTTCGAGCCGGTCGACATTCTCGAGGGGATTCTCATGCTGACCGGACAGATCGCGCAGGGGCGCTCCGAGGTCGAGATCCAGTACCGCCGGGGGGTGAGCGCCAAAGGCAACCCAGGGGCCCTGGCGTGCATGTGGGAGGTCTTCGAGTCGGCCGATGCGCTCTGGCGTGGCCTGGGGACGATCGCCGGGAGCGGCTTGAAGATACGGGATCATCATGCCGCCCGGGATGCGCGGCTGCGCTTCGACCTGGCCGTCCCGCCGGCGCTGGAGCCGGCCGGCTGCCGCTGTGCCGAGGTGTTGAGGGGGCGGATGCGCCCCACCGAATGTCCGCTTTTCGGCCGGCGCTGCACGCCCCAGGATCCCGTAGGCCCCTGCATGGTCTCGGGCGAGGGGACGTGTGCGGCCTATTACCGGTACCGCTGCTGA
- a CDS encoding conserved hypothetical protein (Evidence 4 : Unknown function but conserved in other organisms) gives MFENIRLSDLPERAVRVLRAPSSTRPAIWLLEEEGAGAVVKDFSVNQAWYRHTAGRFLVWREQKALRRLAGVPGVPRLLGVVDGVAIVMERLPGRTLENLEQERRLEPGFFDRLREVVLQCHAKGVAHCDLKRAANILFGDDGRPYIIDWGASISASEFRFCGLKRIFERFEEDDLLAVIKVKLRHCPEQVSADEKARLHWRSAPERLIRRLRDRLREILQRVA, from the coding sequence ATGTTCGAGAACATCCGTCTTTCCGACCTGCCCGAACGGGCCGTGCGTGTGCTGAGGGCGCCTTCGAGCACCCGACCGGCCATCTGGCTCCTCGAGGAAGAAGGGGCAGGGGCCGTCGTCAAGGATTTCAGCGTCAACCAAGCGTGGTACCGCCACACGGCCGGACGCTTCCTCGTCTGGCGGGAGCAGAAGGCCCTGCGGCGTCTTGCCGGCGTTCCGGGCGTCCCGCGGTTGCTCGGGGTGGTCGACGGGGTCGCGATCGTCATGGAGCGGCTGCCGGGCCGGACGCTCGAAAACCTGGAGCAGGAGCGCAGGCTCGAACCGGGCTTCTTCGATCGGCTGCGGGAGGTGGTTCTGCAGTGCCATGCGAAGGGAGTCGCCCACTGCGACCTGAAGCGCGCCGCGAACATCCTGTTCGGAGACGACGGCCGGCCTTATATCATCGACTGGGGGGCTTCCATCTCGGCGAGCGAGTTCCGGTTCTGCGGGTTGAAGCGGATCTTCGAGCGCTTCGAAGAGGACGATCTCCTGGCGGTGATCAAGGTGAAGCTGCGCCATTGCCCGGAGCAGGTGAGCGCGGACGAAAAGGCCCGCCTTCACTGGCGGAGCGCCCCGGAGCGCCTCATCCGCCGCCTGCGGGACCGCCTGCGGGAGATCCTTCAACGGGTCGCCTGA
- a CDS encoding Cupin domain-containing protein, whose protein sequence is MQPVVKQLDPSAEFYTEEGCFIIEVSNSADDPGLSVARARVPAGRTTRWHRLRGTVERYVILEGAGLVEVEGMPGARVLPGDVILIPPGASQRITSTGSSDLAFLALCTPRFEPEVYEDTEEGCQGAVRRPVEGSPAGGPAGGG, encoded by the coding sequence ATGCAGCCCGTCGTCAAACAGCTCGATCCCTCTGCGGAATTCTACACGGAGGAGGGGTGTTTCATCATCGAAGTGTCCAACTCGGCCGATGACCCGGGGCTCTCGGTCGCCCGCGCGAGGGTCCCGGCCGGCCGGACCACCCGATGGCACCGTTTGCGGGGAACCGTCGAACGTTATGTCATCCTGGAGGGGGCCGGGCTGGTGGAGGTCGAAGGGATGCCCGGGGCCCGAGTCCTTCCGGGCGACGTCATCCTCATCCCGCCGGGCGCCTCCCAGCGCATCACCAGCACGGGGAGCTCGGACCTCGCCTTCCTGGCGCTGTGCACCCCGCGCTTCGAGCCCGAGGTCTACGAAGACACCGAGGAAGGGTGCCAGGGCGCTGTCAGGCGACCCGTTGAAGGATCTCCCGCAGGCGGTCCCGCAGGCGGCGGATGA